From Psychrobacillus sp. FSL K6-2836, a single genomic window includes:
- a CDS encoding CvpA family protein → MLDIIILILLVGGLITGAKRGLIVQLLHMTGFIIALVVAYSYYKPLADKFVLWIPFPAVTAGSKLTIAVESLDLAQTFYRIIAFALIFIVVKFALQMIASMFDFLKYLPVLGFVSNIMGAILGLIEFYFILFVLLYVFALLPIDFIQNLMSGSILTEWMLDHTPILSEMVKNWWYIYIEK, encoded by the coding sequence ATGTTAGATATAATTATATTAATATTACTTGTGGGTGGCTTAATAACTGGCGCAAAGCGCGGGTTGATTGTTCAACTTCTCCACATGACTGGTTTTATTATTGCATTAGTAGTAGCTTACTCTTATTATAAACCACTTGCAGATAAATTTGTTTTATGGATTCCATTTCCAGCTGTAACTGCTGGTTCTAAATTGACAATTGCGGTAGAAAGTTTAGATTTAGCTCAAACATTTTATCGAATTATTGCCTTTGCGCTTATTTTTATAGTGGTGAAATTTGCCTTACAAATGATTGCATCTATGTTTGACTTTTTAAAGTATTTACCTGTTTTGGGATTTGTAAGCAATATTATGGGTGCAATCTTAGGACTTATCGAATTTTATTTTATTTTATTTGTATTACTTTATGTATTTGCTCTTTTACCAATTGATTTTATCCAAAATTTAATGTCAGGTTCAATATTAACCGAATGGATGTTAGATCATACGCCAATCCTATCGGAAATGGTTAAAAATTGGTGGTATATTTATATTGAAAAATAA
- a CDS encoding MFS transporter, giving the protein MKVHVLLKGYNFLFFGLLALFIPFLPVYLAEQGLSTSEIGIIIGTGGFVTLFAQPLWGFISDKTKTIRKVMLILVCLTAVSGYFLFNFDSFVLLIIFALLVYFFLMPLDPLTESLNFTVSEMARISYGSIRTYGALGYAVLSLIAGFTMDYFGVSSLSILFVLLGLLSLGIVWFMPDIQASAKPVTMKGLKQVLRNKEMLLFLALVFVSSVPARMNDTFLGIHIKALGGDTSLVGIAFFLAATSEIIIFALSFWWLRKGKELEIITIATFFYFLRFFISGYVTSPVTLTILQLLQMLTFPIFYTAAIQYLYNIMPKEWRATGQTVLALLFFGLSSIIASYAGGSLYKEFGGHSFYFIISALSFIGVVFGLLLTIRKRKVHV; this is encoded by the coding sequence TTGAAGGTACATGTTTTATTAAAAGGATATAACTTTTTATTTTTTGGTTTACTTGCACTCTTTATTCCTTTTTTACCTGTGTATTTAGCTGAACAAGGATTATCCACGAGTGAAATTGGAATAATCATTGGAACTGGGGGGTTTGTGACGTTATTTGCACAACCTTTATGGGGATTCATCAGTGATAAAACAAAAACTATCCGAAAGGTCATGCTAATACTTGTATGTTTGACTGCAGTTTCGGGTTACTTTTTATTTAACTTCGATAGCTTTGTTTTACTAATTATCTTTGCATTGCTAGTGTATTTTTTCCTCATGCCACTTGATCCATTAACAGAGAGCTTAAATTTCACCGTTTCGGAGATGGCTCGGATTAGCTATGGTTCCATTCGCACATATGGAGCGCTTGGCTATGCAGTTTTGTCTTTAATAGCTGGGTTTACGATGGATTATTTTGGGGTGAGCAGTCTATCGATTTTATTTGTTTTATTGGGACTTCTATCGTTAGGAATTGTTTGGTTCATGCCTGATATACAAGCCTCTGCTAAACCAGTGACCATGAAGGGGTTAAAACAAGTATTACGAAACAAAGAAATGCTTCTGTTTTTAGCATTAGTCTTCGTAAGCTCCGTTCCTGCTCGTATGAATGATACGTTTTTAGGGATTCATATTAAAGCACTTGGGGGAGATACATCCTTAGTGGGAATCGCCTTTTTCTTGGCAGCTACTAGTGAAATCATTATCTTTGCGCTTAGTTTTTGGTGGCTAAGAAAAGGTAAGGAGTTGGAGATCATTACGATTGCCACCTTCTTTTACTTTTTACGTTTTTTTATATCAGGTTATGTAACTAGTCCTGTTACTCTAACTATCCTACAATTATTGCAAATGCTAACATTCCCTATTTTTTACACTGCTGCAATTCAGTACTTGTATAATATTATGCCAAAGGAATGGCGTGCTACGGGACAAACTGTTCTAGCATTATTATTTTTTGGATTATCTAGCATTATTGCTTCTTATGCAGGTGGATCCCTTTACAAAGAGTTTGGAGGACATTCATTTTACTTCATCATTTCAGCGTTGTCCTTCATAGGAGTTGTATTTGGTTTACTGTTGACTATTCGAAAGCGAAAAGTTCATGTATGA
- a CDS encoding NAD(P)H-dependent flavin oxidoreductase — protein MLTNNLTNLLKIDYPIIQAPMAGGITTSKLVAAVSNNGALGMIGAGYMSPIQLREEIRDIKELTSSNFGVNLFVPCEFEISENEVEKTNRLLNRYREELNILEEKITLPNIENAFQSYMEQIQVVIEEKVPICSFTFGVPTADVMEKFKQHNVTTIGTATTVAEAISIEKLGMDAVVVQGSEAGGHRGNFISNHEESLVGLMSLIPQVADTVSIPVIAAGGIMDGRGLMAALCLGAKAGQMGTAFLTCEESGAHPLHKEAILHSKDVDTTLTRTFSGKWARGINNKFTMQMGKFEGTIPNFPIQNALTKSIRKASANQNNKEYMSLWAGQNAKLARGETVEQLVQRVMDEARIVPDNLV, from the coding sequence ATGTTAACTAACAATCTTACTAACCTATTAAAAATAGACTATCCAATCATTCAAGCTCCGATGGCGGGGGGAATTACGACTTCTAAATTAGTCGCTGCTGTTTCGAATAATGGAGCACTTGGAATGATTGGAGCGGGATATATGAGTCCAATTCAATTACGAGAAGAAATCAGAGATATAAAGGAGCTAACTTCGAGTAATTTTGGAGTGAATCTATTTGTCCCGTGCGAATTTGAAATCTCGGAAAACGAAGTAGAAAAGACGAACCGTTTATTAAACCGATATCGTGAGGAACTGAACATACTAGAAGAAAAGATCACTCTTCCAAACATAGAAAATGCCTTTCAGTCTTATATGGAACAAATACAAGTAGTTATTGAAGAAAAAGTACCAATCTGCTCCTTTACATTCGGTGTTCCAACTGCTGACGTGATGGAAAAATTTAAACAACATAATGTAACTACAATTGGAACAGCTACAACTGTGGCAGAGGCAATTTCTATTGAGAAGCTTGGAATGGATGCAGTGGTTGTGCAAGGAAGTGAAGCTGGTGGGCACAGGGGAAACTTCATAAGTAATCATGAGGAAAGCTTAGTTGGTTTAATGTCTTTGATTCCACAAGTTGCAGACACTGTAAGTATTCCAGTAATTGCAGCTGGGGGGATTATGGACGGACGGGGACTAATGGCTGCATTATGTTTAGGGGCAAAGGCTGGTCAAATGGGCACTGCTTTTTTGACTTGTGAGGAAAGTGGTGCGCATCCTTTACATAAAGAAGCAATATTGCATTCGAAAGATGTGGATACGACATTAACTCGTACATTTTCAGGAAAATGGGCAAGAGGCATTAACAATAAATTTACAATGCAAATGGGAAAATTCGAAGGAACTATTCCAAACTTTCCAATACAAAATGCACTAACCAAATCGATTCGAAAAGCTTCTGCAAATCAAAATAACAAAGAATATATGTCACTATGGGCTGGTCAAAATGCGAAACTTGCTAGAGGCGAGACTGTGGAACAACTTGTTCAAAGGGTTATGGATGAAGCGAGGATAGTACCAGATAATCTGGTGTGA
- the pheT gene encoding phenylalanine--tRNA ligase subunit beta, which produces MLVSTKWLSEYVNTQGLDPKDLGEKITRSGIEVDAVIDRSQGMTNVVVGYVKEKVKHPEADKLNICQVDVGEETTQIICGAPNVDAGQKVIVARPGAVLPGGMKIKKAKLRGEESNGMICSLQELGIEGRLVSKAYADGIYVLPEKAVPGESVLPLLGLDDVVLELGLTPNRSDALSMLGVAYEVGAILSEDMKYPEASYSESNEKASDYLNLKVDAIEENPMYIAKVVKNIQVKESPLWLQNRLMAAGVRPHNNVVDITNYVLMEYGQPLHAFDYDRLETKEIVVRLASEGEKIVTLDDQERTLKSNHLVITNGNEPVAIAGVMGGANSEVHDGTTTVVIESAYFASGSVRQTSKDHNLRSDASARFEKGVDPNRVILAAERAASLLAELAGGEVLAGSVIVDELDKTPAEVIVSPDFINNRLGMKISLEDMTSILSRLKFDYQAANGLLYIKAPTRRQDIKIEEDIIEEIARMYGYDEIPMTLPVEESKPGGLTSYQAKRRQVRAYLEGAGLYQAITYSLTSKEMSQKFALETATVTELLMPMSEERSILRQSLIPHLLEAVTYNTARQADTVALYEVGSVFLGETDSGLPHEQEHLAAVISGKWLDHSWQGEKKAVDFFVLKGIVEGLMELLGHTSELTFERAVVDGLHPGRTASIKLSGEKIGLIAQLHPSEQKDRDLKETYVLEMDLAKVLNKSVEALYYAPVSKFPSITRDIALVVDSEKATGELQAIIHLSGGRLLKGVHLFDLYEGEKMEPGKKSVAFSLTYFDPERTLTDEEVVNAHNKVLKALAEQAGAELRG; this is translated from the coding sequence ATGTTAGTTTCGACGAAATGGTTATCAGAATATGTAAATACACAAGGATTAGATCCAAAAGATTTAGGAGAAAAGATCACACGCTCAGGTATCGAAGTAGATGCTGTGATTGATCGTTCTCAAGGAATGACAAATGTTGTCGTTGGTTATGTGAAAGAAAAAGTGAAGCACCCAGAAGCAGATAAACTGAATATTTGTCAGGTAGATGTTGGGGAAGAAACTACACAAATTATTTGTGGGGCACCAAATGTAGATGCAGGGCAAAAAGTAATCGTTGCTCGTCCAGGAGCAGTACTTCCAGGCGGTATGAAGATAAAAAAAGCGAAGCTTCGCGGGGAAGAATCGAATGGTATGATTTGTTCTCTTCAAGAATTAGGGATTGAAGGACGCCTTGTTTCTAAAGCATATGCAGATGGGATTTATGTTCTTCCGGAAAAAGCAGTTCCTGGAGAAAGTGTTCTTCCATTGCTAGGTTTAGATGATGTTGTTTTAGAGCTTGGTTTGACACCTAACCGTTCGGATGCATTAAGTATGCTTGGCGTAGCTTATGAAGTTGGAGCTATTTTATCTGAGGATATGAAATATCCAGAAGCAAGCTATTCTGAAAGTAATGAAAAAGCATCGGATTACTTAAATCTGAAAGTAGATGCAATCGAAGAAAATCCAATGTATATTGCTAAAGTTGTGAAAAATATTCAAGTAAAAGAATCACCACTTTGGTTACAGAATCGTTTAATGGCAGCTGGAGTACGTCCACATAATAATGTAGTTGACATAACGAACTACGTACTAATGGAATATGGTCAACCACTTCATGCATTTGACTATGACCGGCTAGAAACAAAAGAAATTGTTGTTCGTCTTGCGAGTGAAGGAGAAAAAATTGTTACCCTTGATGATCAAGAACGTACTTTGAAATCAAATCACTTAGTTATTACAAATGGCAATGAGCCAGTTGCAATTGCGGGTGTCATGGGTGGAGCAAATTCGGAAGTTCACGATGGAACTACGACCGTTGTAATCGAGTCAGCATACTTTGCAAGTGGCTCTGTTCGTCAAACATCGAAAGATCATAATTTACGCAGTGATGCTAGTGCACGTTTTGAAAAAGGGGTAGACCCAAATCGTGTAATTCTTGCAGCAGAGCGTGCAGCAAGTCTTCTTGCAGAGCTTGCAGGAGGAGAAGTGTTAGCGGGATCTGTAATTGTTGATGAGCTAGACAAAACTCCTGCAGAAGTGATTGTATCTCCAGACTTTATCAACAATCGTTTAGGGATGAAAATTTCTTTAGAGGATATGACATCTATTTTATCTAGATTAAAATTTGACTATCAAGCTGCAAACGGTCTCTTATATATTAAAGCACCGACTCGTCGCCAAGATATTAAAATTGAAGAAGATATAATTGAAGAAATTGCACGTATGTATGGCTATGATGAAATTCCAATGACACTACCAGTGGAGGAATCCAAGCCAGGCGGTCTAACATCTTATCAGGCAAAACGTCGTCAAGTACGTGCCTACTTAGAAGGTGCAGGATTATACCAAGCAATTACGTATTCATTAACTTCTAAAGAAATGTCTCAAAAATTTGCGTTAGAAACAGCCACGGTAACAGAATTGTTAATGCCGATGAGTGAAGAACGAAGCATACTTCGCCAAAGTTTAATCCCGCATTTACTGGAAGCTGTTACCTATAATACAGCCCGTCAAGCAGATACGGTAGCACTGTATGAAGTAGGCTCTGTTTTCTTAGGTGAAACTGATTCTGGATTACCTCATGAACAAGAACATCTAGCAGCAGTAATCTCTGGTAAATGGTTAGACCATAGCTGGCAAGGTGAGAAAAAAGCAGTTGATTTCTTTGTATTAAAAGGAATTGTGGAAGGATTAATGGAGCTTCTCGGACATACAAGTGAGCTTACATTTGAACGTGCAGTAGTAGATGGTTTACATCCTGGACGCACAGCTTCTATCAAATTGTCTGGAGAAAAAATCGGGTTAATCGCTCAATTACACCCATCTGAGCAAAAAGATCGTGATTTAAAAGAAACGTATGTGTTGGAAATGGATTTAGCAAAAGTGCTAAATAAATCAGTAGAAGCATTGTATTATGCACCAGTATCTAAATTCCCTTCTATTACACGTGATATTGCCTTAGTTGTAGATAGTGAAAAAGCAACCGGGGAACTTCAAGCGATTATCCACTTATCTGGTGGTAGATTATTAAAAGGTGTACATCTATTCGATCTATATGAAGGAGAAAAAATGGAACCAGGTAAAAAGTCGGTTGCATTCTCCCTAACATACTTTGACCCAGAGCGTACCCTTACAGACGAAGAAGTAGTAAATGCACATAACAAAGTTTTAAAAGCACTTGCAGAACAAGCGGGAGCGGAGTTAAGAGGATAA
- the pheS gene encoding phenylalanine--tRNA ligase subunit alpha: MEAQLQQLKEEVLQKIAASGTVKELNDVRVAYLGKKGPITDLLKGMGKLPAEERPKMGALVNVVREEVTTVLEARMTLLQEQAINEQLEKESIDVTLPGRPVKTGNHHPLTRVVEEIEDLFISMGYEIAEGPEVEKDYYNFEALNLPKGHPARDMQDSFYISEDILLRTHTSPVQARTMEAKEGQPIKIICPGKVYRRDNDDATHSHQFTQIEGLVIGENIRMSDLKGTLSIFAKKMFGDDREIRLRPSFFPFTEPSVEMDISCFKCGGDGCNVCKKTGWIEILGAGMVHPNVLEMAGYDSKKLSGFAFGMGPERIAMLKYGVEDIRHFYTNDVRFLTQFHRTEV; encoded by the coding sequence ATGGAAGCACAACTTCAACAGTTAAAAGAAGAAGTATTACAAAAAATTGCGGCTTCAGGCACAGTCAAAGAACTAAATGACGTACGTGTTGCCTACTTAGGAAAAAAAGGTCCGATTACGGATCTACTAAAAGGAATGGGCAAACTTCCCGCAGAAGAACGTCCGAAAATGGGTGCACTAGTAAATGTAGTACGTGAAGAAGTAACTACTGTATTGGAAGCACGTATGACTTTACTTCAAGAACAGGCTATTAATGAACAACTAGAAAAAGAATCGATTGATGTAACATTACCGGGTCGTCCAGTGAAGACCGGAAACCATCACCCACTTACTCGAGTAGTAGAGGAGATTGAAGATTTATTTATAAGTATGGGCTATGAAATAGCGGAAGGTCCAGAAGTGGAGAAAGACTATTACAATTTCGAAGCGTTGAATTTACCAAAAGGTCATCCAGCTCGTGATATGCAGGATTCTTTCTATATTTCGGAAGATATTCTTTTACGTACACATACGTCTCCAGTTCAAGCACGTACGATGGAAGCAAAAGAAGGTCAACCGATTAAAATTATTTGTCCAGGTAAAGTGTATCGTCGTGATAATGATGACGCGACTCATTCACATCAATTTACACAAATTGAAGGACTGGTAATTGGTGAAAATATTCGCATGAGCGATCTTAAAGGTACTCTTTCGATATTTGCAAAGAAAATGTTCGGGGACGATCGTGAAATTCGTCTACGTCCAAGCTTTTTCCCATTCACGGAGCCTTCTGTGGAAATGGATATTTCTTGCTTCAAATGTGGTGGCGATGGCTGTAATGTTTGTAAGAAAACAGGGTGGATTGAAATTTTAGGCGCTGGTATGGTTCATCCAAACGTTTTAGAAATGGCTGGGTATGATTCTAAAAAGCTTTCTGGCTTTGCATTTGGTATGGGTCCAGAGCGTATTGCAATGTTGAAATATGGAGTGGAAGATATTCGTCATTTCTATACGAATGATGTGCGTTTCTTAACGCAATTCCACCGAACAGAAGTGTAA
- a CDS encoding sodium:solute symporter family protein, which translates to MGLSFWTWTLTIVLSLFFIVMSFFFKKKADASFAHYAIAGGSLPFFLLLFTDIATIMGVGNFVGHSSKGYEIGIANIPFVVGEQGAKILFALVFAGFAAKFTYKTLAEMINDLIVRDRITRSLVAILTSSIMIAWVSGQAMGMGALFSTFTGAEPVLMILVFSAVFIIYTAVGGMYSVVWTDLIQGGILIAIAVWFYFQVFDRIDFSYANLKTGLAEVGSSELVQMNLSVMEVVTLFVTGTLGILAAQVYWQRCFASKSSKSASRAMLVSGIVAIIFTTLATISGLVVKLQNPTLDADNAISWLILEEMTQLAALAFFIMIFMAAISSASSLLHSAAVVIINDLVIPNIKEKTDLYYLKLTRVSVVVFGILTIVTAIWADSIIDLFSLAYSMAGGGVVPVLIVGLIWKSKRNSTFVMGMKNSKVSVCGARIGIISGAIVSLILGVLWGVLASVILTILFSKLLPSEDIMIGSREMS; encoded by the coding sequence ATGGGTTTAAGCTTTTGGACATGGACATTGACTATAGTATTATCCTTATTCTTTATAGTAATGTCGTTTTTCTTTAAAAAGAAGGCAGATGCTAGTTTCGCTCACTATGCAATAGCGGGTGGGTCGCTACCTTTTTTCTTATTACTATTCACGGATATTGCTACGATTATGGGTGTTGGGAATTTTGTTGGTCACTCTTCCAAGGGTTATGAGATTGGAATAGCTAATATTCCTTTTGTAGTTGGAGAGCAGGGGGCAAAGATACTATTTGCTTTAGTTTTTGCAGGGTTTGCAGCAAAATTTACATATAAAACGTTGGCAGAAATGATAAATGATTTAATCGTGCGAGATCGCATTACTCGCAGTCTAGTTGCTATTTTGACTTCATCCATAATGATAGCATGGGTCAGTGGACAGGCAATGGGGATGGGGGCTTTGTTTTCAACCTTTACTGGTGCTGAACCTGTTCTAATGATTTTAGTGTTTTCTGCAGTATTTATTATTTATACAGCAGTAGGGGGGATGTATTCAGTAGTATGGACTGATCTCATACAAGGAGGGATTCTCATTGCTATAGCAGTGTGGTTCTATTTTCAAGTATTTGATCGTATTGACTTTAGTTATGCAAATTTGAAAACCGGGTTAGCTGAAGTCGGTTCAAGTGAACTCGTTCAGATGAATCTATCTGTAATGGAGGTTGTAACACTTTTTGTGACAGGAACTTTAGGAATATTAGCTGCTCAAGTTTATTGGCAACGTTGCTTTGCGTCTAAAAGTTCAAAGTCAGCAAGTCGTGCTATGCTGGTAAGTGGTATTGTAGCAATTATCTTTACGACTCTAGCAACAATTAGTGGATTAGTAGTTAAGCTTCAAAATCCAACTCTCGATGCGGATAATGCTATTTCGTGGTTAATATTAGAAGAAATGACACAATTAGCTGCTCTAGCTTTCTTTATCATGATTTTCATGGCTGCTATCTCAAGTGCGTCATCATTACTTCATTCAGCTGCTGTTGTAATCATCAATGATTTAGTTATTCCGAATATAAAGGAAAAGACGGATTTGTATTACCTCAAGTTAACAAGAGTTAGTGTAGTTGTATTTGGCATACTCACTATTGTAACTGCTATTTGGGCGGATTCTATAATTGATTTATTTTCTCTAGCATACTCTATGGCCGGGGGAGGAGTGGTACCTGTATTAATTGTAGGATTAATCTGGAAAAGTAAGAGAAACTCTACTTTTGTTATGGGTATGAAGAATAGTAAAGTTTCTGTTTGTGGTGCTCGAATCGGTATAATCTCTGGGGCAATTGTCTCTTTAATATTAGGTGTTTTATGGGGGGTACTTGCGTCTGTAATATTGACAATATTGTTTTCTAAACTATTACCTTCAGAAGATATTATGATTGGTTCGAGAGAAATGAGTTAA
- a CDS encoding GNAT family N-acetyltransferase, which translates to MENIYETERLYLCVFDQSHVEAAKQFWGDEEVMSLCDGPSAHELLPEVIEGYRKLQEDRGLSVYAVIEKESDEVIGAVGFNPTDSMEVIELIYHFSKNKWGKGFATEAAVACLKLAKNKGNTKIITASADPLNQSSLKILEKIGFTYKGMKWFEDTEQEEPYYEYLL; encoded by the coding sequence TTGGAAAATATTTATGAAACAGAACGGTTGTATTTATGTGTATTTGATCAATCACATGTAGAGGCAGCAAAACAATTTTGGGGTGATGAAGAAGTAATGTCACTGTGTGATGGGCCTTCTGCACATGAGTTGCTTCCTGAAGTGATAGAAGGATATCGTAAATTGCAAGAAGATAGAGGTTTATCCGTTTATGCAGTAATAGAAAAAGAATCGGATGAAGTAATCGGAGCAGTTGGTTTTAATCCAACTGATTCTATGGAAGTAATAGAGTTAATTTATCATTTTAGCAAAAACAAATGGGGGAAAGGTTTTGCAACAGAAGCTGCGGTTGCTTGCCTGAAGCTAGCTAAAAATAAAGGAAATACTAAAATCATTACTGCATCAGCAGACCCCCTAAATCAAAGTTCTTTAAAGATTTTAGAAAAAATTGGTTTTACCTATAAGGGAATGAAGTGGTTTGAAGATACAGAGCAAGAAGAGCCTTATTATGAGTATTTACTGTAA
- a CDS encoding GrpB family protein, whose amino-acid sequence MNKRKVSVEKYSTDWKKKFDEEAILLQKIFGLEIQMIHHIGSTSVNGLSAKPIIDMMPVVRDITKIDAYNEAMIAIGYEPKGENGLSGRRYFQKGGDNRTHHVHIYELGNGEIERHLAFRDFLRVQPVIAKKYGDLKKALAEQFPYDIDAYINGKEKLAKDIEQQAIHWFSRRT is encoded by the coding sequence ATGAATAAACGTAAAGTATCAGTAGAAAAGTATTCAACAGATTGGAAGAAAAAGTTTGATGAAGAAGCAATACTGCTCCAAAAGATTTTTGGTTTAGAAATTCAAATGATTCATCATATTGGAAGCACGTCTGTGAATGGTTTGAGTGCAAAGCCGATTATCGATATGATGCCCGTTGTACGAGATATAACAAAAATAGATGCATATAACGAAGCAATGATTGCAATCGGTTATGAACCAAAAGGTGAAAACGGACTTTCTGGTCGTAGATACTTCCAAAAAGGAGGAGATAATCGGACGCATCATGTACATATTTATGAACTTGGCAATGGTGAAATTGAAAGGCATCTTGCATTTCGAGATTTTTTGAGAGTGCAACCGGTTATTGCAAAAAAATACGGAGATTTAAAAAAAGCATTAGCGGAGCAATTTCCATATGACATTGACGCCTATATTAATGGAAAAGAGAAATTAGCCAAGGATATTGAACAACAAGCGATTCATTGGTTTTCTAGAAGAACGTAA
- the zapA gene encoding cell division protein ZapA, with product MSEQEKTRISVDIYGQNYKMVGSESSGHMRLVASIVDDKMREIHSHNSQLDIAKLAVLTAVNTVHDYIKVKEQLELLEEELKRLKD from the coding sequence TTGTCAGAACAAGAAAAAACACGAATTTCGGTTGATATATATGGACAGAATTATAAAATGGTAGGTTCTGAATCTTCAGGCCATATGAGACTAGTAGCTTCTATAGTGGATGACAAAATGAGAGAAATACATTCACATAATAGTCAGCTAGACATTGCAAAGCTTGCAGTGCTCACAGCTGTAAATACTGTACATGATTACATAAAAGTAAAAGAACAATTAGAGCTACTTGAAGAAGAATTGAAAAGGTTAAAGGACTGA
- the rnhC gene encoding ribonuclease HIII — protein MSNEVLLMKPNEIEKVKSHYMKFKVERSAPGVVFAAKLADTAITIYKSGKVMFQGNGATREASLWGTSSIQSTSTSVAKGDILPPNFSSLSVLGSDETGTGDYFGPITVAACFVSSEQVELVKELGVKDSKMLTDDVMRKMAPDLMATLTHSVLVLKNEKYNDIQSRGWSQGKIKALMHNQALKLVLKKMGSEKPTFILIDQFAERGIYYNHIKAEKEIIRENVLFSTKAEQLHVSVAAASIIARYAFLKEMDRLTELANTTIPKGASAKVDEIAAKIYLKHGEEFLKSITKWHFANTGKAIKIVNKRRF, from the coding sequence ATGTCAAACGAAGTCTTATTAATGAAGCCAAATGAAATAGAAAAAGTAAAATCCCATTATATGAAATTTAAGGTAGAACGCTCTGCTCCTGGTGTTGTTTTTGCAGCAAAGCTAGCAGATACAGCCATTACTATCTATAAATCGGGCAAGGTTATGTTTCAAGGAAACGGCGCTACACGAGAGGCCTCACTTTGGGGAACAAGTTCGATTCAATCTACATCAACAAGTGTAGCGAAAGGAGATATTTTACCTCCTAACTTTTCTTCCTTATCTGTACTAGGTTCTGATGAAACAGGAACCGGGGATTATTTTGGTCCAATTACAGTTGCAGCTTGTTTTGTAAGTAGCGAACAAGTAGAACTAGTTAAAGAACTAGGTGTCAAGGATTCCAAAATGCTAACAGATGATGTAATGCGCAAAATGGCACCTGACTTAATGGCGACTTTAACACATAGCGTCCTAGTATTAAAAAACGAAAAATACAATGATATACAATCCCGTGGGTGGTCCCAAGGAAAAATAAAAGCGCTTATGCATAACCAAGCACTTAAACTTGTACTGAAAAAAATGGGTTCAGAAAAACCAACATTTATATTAATAGATCAGTTTGCGGAGCGTGGTATTTACTATAATCATATCAAAGCGGAGAAAGAAATAATCCGAGAAAATGTTTTGTTTTCTACAAAAGCTGAACAGCTTCATGTTTCAGTTGCAGCGGCATCCATTATTGCAAGATATGCATTTTTAAAGGAAATGGATCGTTTAACTGAATTAGCAAACACCACGATACCGAAAGGAGCAAGCGCAAAAGTCGATGAAATAGCAGCTAAGATTTATTTGAAGCATGGAGAAGAATTTTTAAAGTCCATCACCAAATGGCATTTCGCTAATACTGGAAAAGCGATAAAAATTGTAAACAAGAGACGATTTTAG